The proteins below are encoded in one region of Equus caballus isolate H_3958 breed thoroughbred chromosome 16, TB-T2T, whole genome shotgun sequence:
- the ZIC4 gene encoding zinc finger protein ZIC 4 isoform X2, with the protein MRYKTSLVMRKRLRLYRNSLKESSSSSGHHGPQLAAASSPSVFPGLHEQPPQASPSGTLNGLLRLGLPGDMYARPEPFAPGPVARSDALAAAAALHSYGGMNLTVSLAAPHGPGAFFRYMRQPIKQELICKWLAADGPAPPRLCSKTFSTMHELVTHVTVEHVGGPEQANHICFWEECPRQGKPFKAKYKLVNHIRVHTGEKPFPCPFPGCGKVFARSENLKIHKRTHTGEKPFRCEFEGCERRFANSSDRKKHSHVHTSDKPYTCKVRGCDKCYTHPSSLRKHMKVHGRSPPPPSSGYDSATPSALVSPSSDFGREPPVASSAAVAARGADLSE; encoded by the exons GTAGCAGCTCCGGACACCATGGCCCCCAGCTCGCTGCCGCCTCCAGCCCCTCGGTGTTCCCGGGCCTTCACGAgcagcctccccaggcctcccccagcGGCACTTTGAACGGACTCCTGCGTCTGGGGCTCCCCGGAGACATGTACGCTAGGCCTGAACCCTTCGCTCCGGGACCCGTGGCCCGCAGCGACGCCCTGGCAGCTGCCGCGGCCCTGCACAGCTATGGGGGCATGAACCTGACCGTGAGCCTCGCCGCGCCCCACGGTCCCGGCGCCTTCTTCCGCTACATGCGCCAGCCCATCAAGCAAGAGCTCATCTGCAAGTGGCTGGCAGCCGACGGCCCCGCACCCCCGCGCCTCTGCTCCAAAACTTTCAGCACGATGCACGAGCTGGTCACGCACGTCACCGTGGAGCACGTCGGCGGCCCGGAGCAGGCCAACCACATCTGCTTCTGGGAGGAGTGTCCGCGCCAGGGCAAGCCCTTTAAAGCCAAATACAAACTTGTAAATCACATCCGCGTGCACACGGGCGAGAAGCCCTTCCCCTGTCCTTTCCCGGGGTGTGGGAAGGTCTTTGCTAGATCAGAAAATctcaaaatacacaaaagaactcACACAG GGGAGAAGCCCTTCAGGTGCGAGTTCGAGGGCTGCGAGCGGCGCTTCGCCAACAGCAGCGACCGCAAGAAGCACTCGCACGTGCACACGAGCGACAAGCCATACACGTGCAAAGTGCGCGGCTGCGACAAGTGCTACACGCACCCCAGCTCGCTGCGTAAGCACATGAAGGTGCACGGGCGCTCGCCGCCGCCGCCTAGCTCTGGTTACGACTCGGCCACGCCGTCTGCCCTCGTGTCGCCCTCGTCGGACTTCGGCCGCGAGCCCCCGGTGGCCTCctcggcggcggtggcggcgcgTGGCGCAGACCTGAGCGAATG A
- the ZIC4 gene encoding zinc finger protein ZIC 4 isoform X1 — protein MQIFGGEVQSQKMRYKTSLVMRKRLRLYRNSLKESSSSSGHHGPQLAAASSPSVFPGLHEQPPQASPSGTLNGLLRLGLPGDMYARPEPFAPGPVARSDALAAAAALHSYGGMNLTVSLAAPHGPGAFFRYMRQPIKQELICKWLAADGPAPPRLCSKTFSTMHELVTHVTVEHVGGPEQANHICFWEECPRQGKPFKAKYKLVNHIRVHTGEKPFPCPFPGCGKVFARSENLKIHKRTHTGEKPFRCEFEGCERRFANSSDRKKHSHVHTSDKPYTCKVRGCDKCYTHPSSLRKHMKVHGRSPPPPSSGYDSATPSALVSPSSDFGREPPVASSAAVAARGADLSE, from the exons GTAGCAGCTCCGGACACCATGGCCCCCAGCTCGCTGCCGCCTCCAGCCCCTCGGTGTTCCCGGGCCTTCACGAgcagcctccccaggcctcccccagcGGCACTTTGAACGGACTCCTGCGTCTGGGGCTCCCCGGAGACATGTACGCTAGGCCTGAACCCTTCGCTCCGGGACCCGTGGCCCGCAGCGACGCCCTGGCAGCTGCCGCGGCCCTGCACAGCTATGGGGGCATGAACCTGACCGTGAGCCTCGCCGCGCCCCACGGTCCCGGCGCCTTCTTCCGCTACATGCGCCAGCCCATCAAGCAAGAGCTCATCTGCAAGTGGCTGGCAGCCGACGGCCCCGCACCCCCGCGCCTCTGCTCCAAAACTTTCAGCACGATGCACGAGCTGGTCACGCACGTCACCGTGGAGCACGTCGGCGGCCCGGAGCAGGCCAACCACATCTGCTTCTGGGAGGAGTGTCCGCGCCAGGGCAAGCCCTTTAAAGCCAAATACAAACTTGTAAATCACATCCGCGTGCACACGGGCGAGAAGCCCTTCCCCTGTCCTTTCCCGGGGTGTGGGAAGGTCTTTGCTAGATCAGAAAATctcaaaatacacaaaagaactcACACAG GGGAGAAGCCCTTCAGGTGCGAGTTCGAGGGCTGCGAGCGGCGCTTCGCCAACAGCAGCGACCGCAAGAAGCACTCGCACGTGCACACGAGCGACAAGCCATACACGTGCAAAGTGCGCGGCTGCGACAAGTGCTACACGCACCCCAGCTCGCTGCGTAAGCACATGAAGGTGCACGGGCGCTCGCCGCCGCCGCCTAGCTCTGGTTACGACTCGGCCACGCCGTCTGCCCTCGTGTCGCCCTCGTCGGACTTCGGCCGCGAGCCCCCGGTGGCCTCctcggcggcggtggcggcgcgTGGCGCAGACCTGAGCGAATG A